Proteins encoded by one window of Chelatococcus sp. YT9:
- a CDS encoding IS3 family transposase (programmed frameshift): MRPSRFTEEQIIGMLKEQEAGAATADVCRKHGISSATFYKFKAKYGGMDVSDARRLKTLEDENARLKKLLAEQMLDNAILKDVAAKKLVTPDAKRKALAHACTVHAVSQRRACLALTIDRSTVRYMSTRPDDALLREAMKAVAAERRRFGYRRIHIMLGRQGIVMNQKKLRRLYREEKLQVRRRGGRKRALGTRRPMLVPDRANARWSLDFLSDTISDGRRFRVLAIVDDYTRECLALVADTSLSGLRVARELDGVIRLRGRPGTIVSDNGTEFTSMAILRWCQETGVEWHYIAPGKPTQNAFVESFNGRFRDECLNDTLFSTLVEARSAITSWKEDYNRHRPHSALGNITPAEFALKSTLEKQAA; encoded by the exons ATGCGCCCCTCACGATTCACGGAAGAGCAGATCATCGGGATGCTGAAGGAGCAGGAGGCTGGAGCTGCGACGGCGGATGTCTGCCGCAAGCACGGCATCTCCTCGGCGACCTTCTACAAGTTCAAGGCGAAGTATGGCGGGATGGACGTGTCGGATGCGCGTCGGCTGAAGACCCTCGAGGATGAGAACGCCCGCCTCAAGAAGCTGCTCGCCGAGCAGATGCTCGACAACGCGATCCTGAAGGATGTTGCCGCAAAAAAAT TGGTGACGCCCGATGCGAAGCGGAAGGCGCTGGCTCATGCCTGCACGGTGCATGCAGTGAGCCAGCGTCGGGCGTGCCTGGCCTTGACGATCGACCGCTCGACGGTGCGCTACATGAGCACCCGGCCGGACGATGCGCTGTTGCGCGAGGCGATGAAGGCCGTGGCGGCGGAGCGCCGGCGGTTCGGCTACCGCAGGATCCACATCATGCTGGGCCGCCAGGGCATCGTGATGAACCAGAAGAAGCTGCGGCGGCTCTATCGCGAGGAGAAGCTGCAGGTGCGCCGGCGCGGCGGCCGCAAAAGGGCACTGGGCACGCGCAGGCCCATGCTCGTGCCTGATCGGGCCAATGCGCGCTGGAGCCTCGATTTTCTCTCCGACACGATCTCGGACGGTCGCCGCTTCAGGGTGCTCGCCATCGTCGACGACTACACGCGCGAGTGCCTGGCACTCGTCGCCGACACCTCGCTCTCGGGCCTGCGCGTGGCTCGCGAACTGGATGGTGTCATTCGCCTGCGCGGTCGGCCGGGGACGATCGTGTCCGACAACGGCACCGAGTTCACCTCGATGGCGATCCTGCGCTGGTGCCAGGAGACCGGCGTCGAGTGGCACTACATCGCCCCCGGCAAGCCGACGCAGAATGCCTTCGTCGAGAGCTTCAACGGACGCTTCCGGGACGAGTGTCTCAACGACACGCTGTTCTCGACGCTCGTCGAGGCCCGCAGCGCCATCACCTCATGGAAGGAGGACTACAACCGCCACAGACCCCACTCGGCCCTCGGCAACATCACGCCCGCCGAGTTCGCCCTAAAATCCACGCTGGAAAAACAGGCTGCATGA